From a single Nicotiana tomentosiformis chromosome 2, ASM39032v3, whole genome shotgun sequence genomic region:
- the LOC138905515 gene encoding uncharacterized protein, with amino-acid sequence MYHPILLFISGYISHDSLSALVYMPMPVGDSIVVDQDGRVIAYASWQLKVLEKNYPMHDLELATIVRALKIWRHYLYDVPCEANIVADALNRKAESMGSLAYLPVVERSLAMDIQALANRFVRLDVSERSRVLACVVAHSSLLERIKACQFDDPHLLMLREMVQHSGAKEVMIGDNGVMRI; translated from the exons atgtatcatcctattttgcttttcATATCTGGATatatatctcatgattctttgagtgctcttgtttATATGCCTATGCCCGTTGGGGATTCCATTGTGGTAGATCAG gatggtagggtgattgcatacgcgtcttggcagttgaaggttcttgagaagaattaccctatgcatgatttagagttggcaaccattgttcgtgcattgaagatttggcggcattatcttTACGACGTTCCATGTGAA gccaatatagtggccgatgcattgaataggaaggctgagagcatgggtagtttggcatatttaccggtagtggAGAGGTCACTGGCTATGGATATTCAAGCTTTGGCCAAtcggttcgtgaggttggatgtttcggagcgtagccgggttcttgcttgtgttgtcgCACATTCATcgttgttggagcgtatcaaggcttgccagtttgatgatcctcacttattgATGTTGAGGGAAATGGTGCAGCAcagtggtgccaaggaggttatgATTGGAGATAATGGTGTTATGCGGATTTAA